From Arachis hypogaea cultivar Tifrunner chromosome 3, arahy.Tifrunner.gnm2.J5K5, whole genome shotgun sequence:
gtaccatatcttagcaCCATTAGAGCgttaatgtatcttgctaataatacacgacctgacatatcatttgcggtgaatttactagaaaggtatagttcctctccaaccagaagatattcgaatggaatcaaacaaatctttcgatatcttcatggaacggttgatacgGGTTTGTTTTATCCATATGCATCTAAGTCATAATTAGTTGGCTATACAGATGTTGtatacttgtctgatccatacAAAGGAatatctcaaacaggatacttgttcacatatggtggtacaactatatcatggaggtctacaaaacagacgattgcagcaacatcctctaatcatgctgaaatactagcgatacatgaagttagtcgcgagtgtttttgacTCAAGAGTTTGATCCAACATATTCTGTTATCATgtagactgattgatcataagataactCCAACTattctgtttgaagataatacagcatgcattactcaacttaaaagtggatacatcaaaggtgatagaacaaagcatatttgtccaaaattcttcttcactcatgaccttcaaaatcaaggaatAATTGATgttcaacagatccgctcaagtgataatttggcagatttatttacaaagtcatttCTAAAATCCtcatttgaaagattggtacatcagattgggatgtaccgatttcgagatattaaataataGTAACAAGAGGAGGAGgctgtactctttttttcttggttAGTTTTTTTTTCATTGAGTTTTTCTTGGCAAGGTTTTTAATGaagcagtccccatcacaaagaaTATTGTACTACTTTTctttcactaaaattttttttcattggatTTTTTTAGTAACTTTTaatgaggcataatcctaaatgaTCATCTAacgggagtgttgtgataagattgCCTGAGGTGGATGCCTATTTTCCATAAGATTCAAGTTATCAAGAGTGACTGTGTTTAATAAAGTTTGAAAAAAGTGTCCTTCATACGTGTATAAATAGTAGTAAAATGACTAGAATCTGAAGCATATGACACACAACAATACCAAAGCACTCTTCTCATTCTTTATATGCTACGATAATATATAAACACTTTTCTCTCCCTTTTATATATACGTTActatatatattagtaatatatattatttatttctattatatagaaatattgattgtggtgaatattaatactaaatttatttatttatattttttattttatattttataagaattttatatatttttatatattatttcataAAAGACAAGGATCTATCATCCatatactaataaaattaaaaaaaatcaaatgatctattttattatttacccttttcaccaaattttaaaaagttaaaaaacagAAATTGTGAAAtgaattggaattttttatttaaataaataaaataaaagtgttaattaccaaaataaataaatttaaaaatatttaccaaTTTGTGTTTTTcagtcatatctcgtttacactgtaaacaagatgGCATTGCATGTAtattgtttacagtgtaaatgagatatgaCACATCAACTGCGCCATgtctatctcgtttacactataaacgagataagaccgAACGACGCCTATAAGTAGAATGGTTGACGCGTAGGTCACAAATGGTACCAGAAAAATAGCTCTGCAGTGCCTGAAGCAACTTGGGAACCTTGTTGTACGACTCTTTCCAATTCCCATAAATTTGTGCAATTGCCTTCTACTTGGTCATCCACACCTTTCTGTAGGAcggtttgaagtgatagcttgcTTGGACCGCTGCTTGCAAAACCGGAATGCTGACAAAAGGGTTGGACTGAATCAACGCCAAGATGACCCGACAGATCAGACTGCTGTCTAGTTGACGATGGTCTTAAGACATGGTGGGTGCAAGACAACTATGCACTCCACCCACCCTCCGAACCTCCCTGAACACAACAACACAATATTGCTTCAGCCATGTCGTATGCCTACTTAGTATATCGTATAGAAGTAATGAAAGGCACAGATAAACTTAAGCTTACCAATATCCGAGGTTCTGACGAAGGGCCACACGGAGGCTCCATTGACACCCATTATCAGCTTGACGGCACTGCACATGATACTTTAACTGGTCCAATTCGAACACTCGGTACTCCACACTCCTCCGAATACTGTAGTTCTTGACACCCTGAAGttaggggtggaaacaggccaggcTTTACTCTTAACAGACCAGGCCTGTAATAGAGTATATTGGCCTTAGCCTGGGCTGTAGCCTGGTATAGGCTTTTTAATGAGTACTGAGCCTGGCCTGCTGTTAAATctggcctggcctgaagcctgtcAATAGgcttgttttttttaataataattaaatttaagatataatttaatttttaaaattataaaatataaaataataaatttatgaataatattgataaaaaatacacatatataatCAAAGAGACAAATGGATGAGTGGATAAAGGTATTTTCATAAGATAGAAGACCCAAGTTCAAATCCTTCTAATAGTATTTTTACTAGTATAATAAAACTCTCTATATATATTTGCAGGCTCAAGCTGGCCTGACAGGCCCAACAGGCTATTTCAAAAGCCTAGGCCTGGCCTTTTAAAGAATATAAGCTTTTTTAATAGCCTGAGCCTGGGCCTATTTCCTATCAGGCTAGGCcaggccaggctgcaggccccTGGCAGGCTGCCTGGCCTATTTCCACCCCTACCTGAAACACTGCCTCTTGACTTCTAAACTTATGGCCGACCTGAAACTCTACACCGCCGTCTAGGTTGTAATCCTGTTCACCCGTGTCAAGAAACGGAGTCCTCTCATGCATGGCGTCCAAATCCAGATTGTGATAGTGAGTCGGAACTGGCGAAAGCGCCGGTATTGGAAGAGGTGGAGGCAGGACGTGGCGGGCCGCAGTCGAAACGGGTGTCTCCGGAACATACTCATTCTCATCCGCACTATCAGACAAGTCGCTATCACCACTGTCCGCCACGTAATCTTCGTCCGACTCCTCCTCGCACTCCTCGGCCTGATCCAATGGAATAGCGACATGAATGGGTGGTGGTGCGAGGGGTCGGTCGTCCTGCACATAGGTCGAGTGTACGGAAAGACCACCGCCACTGTGTCCCACCTCTACAGACAGCTCCATCACTTGCTCCACCATGATCCTCTCATGGATGTCAAACATCACTCGCACATGCTCGTCGCCTAGTAGTCGGAATAGTCGAAATCGGAAGACTCCGTTACCCATGGGAGCCAACAACCTATACGCCACCCTTCCGATCTTCCTCGCTTCTGTACCACCGAGCctactcaatatcaaactcttcaaatccGATAACGTATTCACACGTTCAGTGCGAAACAATATTGGATCCTCGCACTCAAATGTCACCCCATTGTCGCCGTTTCTCATACGGGAATTGGGATACACAAACACAACTATGTACGGACTACTACTAGCCATTAATGCCCCGTATTTGTGAGAAAATATGATACGAAAAGTTTGTAAGAAATACCAAGAgttacacatccttttatagcCGGTTGGACACAACTCCAagtatctcgtttacattgtaaacgcgatgacatctcgtttacactgtaaacgagataagggtagtgtaaacgagataaggtcTATCTCGTTTAGACATAGCACAGCTGATgtgtcatatctcgtttacactgtaaacgagatacatgcaatgccatctcgtttacattgtaaacgagatatgattGTAGAACATAAatcggtaaatatttttaaatttatttatttcggtaattaatatttttattttatttatttaaataaaaaattcaaatgaaTTGATGTGCaattaataattactaattaattgGCGTCTTTCATGAATGACGTCATACAAAGATGACCCCAtaataaaatgagaaaataataatagcaAAATAAGTTTAATAAAATCAGATTTGTTCAGTTACTCTTTTTTCTATAAAAGCATGAGTATCCATTATCACGTTTGTGCATAGTTTAATTTGGTAAAATATTTTGaccaaatatttatattttttaaaagtataagtattttattttatatttaataaataaaaaaattatatatttgtctttataatttttaaaagttaaaaatatttttaaaatagtctttaatttgataaaattttattttttaaaaataacttatgaaaattaatttttaaaggttaaatttttaaaaattgtagtatttatatttagtaaattaaattaaaaaccgtTTATAATAAgcataaataataacaaatacgtttaataaaataatttttaaaattttaaaatattataataggcattaaatatttttaaaatagtttttaaatttaaaatttttaaaaaatactataataatttttaaaatttagatattaattaatgtataaggttatattagatttttttaattttgataagcacaagctaattttaaaaaattctctcTTAGGTACTTTTAAAATCACTTCTAATTTTTAAAAGCTATAAGTATAAATACATGCACATgagctttttaatttatcaaacacaaaaacacaaatacctctttaaaaaattttaccaaactaagttctaaagaaaatttttttaaagttgtcctgtagttatcaaaattaaaaagtataataTAACCTCACATGctaattaatatctaaatttaattcttatattaatgtctattatagtatttttaaattttaaaaactattttatcaaATACATTTATTGTTACTTAtgcttattaaaaattatttttaaataaatttactaaatataaatactacaacttttaaaaaataatattttaaaagttaattctttataaaaattttttaaaaagtaaaaattttaccaaaccaaactTCTATATAAACTAACTAGTGGTTAAAGTTTGATCATGAATtccataaattttataattaataattttaagtaATAAAATATGTTTTCTAATGTTTTGTTAGTACACATACTAAGtagttaacataaaaaaaatattgaaaataaaatatttaaaaactttCATTGTCTTTAGAgggaattaatcaaaacaaaatttaattttttatgaaatttaattttaatgatatTGTAAAATAGTTACTTTAATAAAATTAGCTATTTTCATAATAAGTatatcattatttaaaaaaaggaaCATAGTAGTTTAAACtcaattttataaacaaaaatattttaaaaaatattaaaaaactaataaaatttattatttttaatcattaattaatcaataatatttaagaatataaactaaaaatatattattaaattattaaattaaaaaatttgattaattactaaaaatattagtcaaaaacagtaacttttttattttttctcgatATTTTATCCATGCACAACAAATCAATATTCTTTGGGTGTAATTTTGCAGTAGTAACAAAATAATCTCCCAATAATCTCTACTAAATAATAACTATGATGATGAGATTAGAAGGGAATATCTTTTTCTCTGGTCTCTGTGTGAGTTAAGCGAGTTGCCATGGAAGCATTTCTCTCACTCTGATGCCCAAAGCTAAATTCTCTCTTCACATTCTTTtactgttttttttcttttcttttctttttggttctCCATAAATACCATCCATCCCAGAGCttcattcttctcttctctctctgctCCTCCTCCTGGGATTGCACCTGCTCTCACTCACAAGTTAGaattctctctcttctccatatTTCACTTAAAAACCCGTTTTTCCTTTTGTGTGAACGGTTCGTCATTAAATTAGTTCGTACCCAGATCGATTTCGCTTGTTTTTTATTCGAAAAACcctattttggttggtgggttgctCGATGTTTGTTTGGCTTGTGTTTTTGGTGAAAAGGGTGAAGTCGATCTAGGGTATCTGCTAGAGTGGGTCTTTTAATTGTTATTGGTTGTTTCAAAATACTTGATTCTGATGTTTTATTGAAATGATtttgttgttttgattttttgCTCACTGATTCGTACCTAGATGGATTTTTTGCTAGCTGGATTCAGCTCTAGGGAATTGGGATTTTCTCAGTTGCGAATGTTTTAATGGAAATTTATGCGGAATTTGCTCTTTAAGGATTTTGTTGATAATTGTTTAGCTATGTGAACATCAATCTGTGTCTCTATCTTggtgtgtgtgtttttctgcattttctgaaGTTTGAACTTTCCATGTATTCTTATTACTGTGGTTTGTGTACATGGGCATGTCAATTGCTGATTACTACGGTTTGGGTTGTGCTTGATTGAATTATAGGTGGTGAGGATGTCGACTCCTGCAAGGAAGAGACTGATGAGAGATTTTAAAAGATTGCAACAAGATCCTCCTGCTGGCATCAGTGGAGCTCCCCAAGACAATAATATTATGCTTTGGAATGCTGTCATCTTTGGGTGTGTAGGAGTTTTCAAATCCTAAcattctttatatttatttaaatatgttatCATAACAATCTAATTATACTTTTTCTCGGTGCTTTTTTCAGACCGGACGATACCCCTTGGGATGGAGGTATAAAAGTATTCTACTTTATATAAGCTGAAGGACTTAATATCTCATTTCAGCATTTTCacatatgatgatgattatttgtgaatttcttgcaTGTGGTTTACTTGTAGAAGTAGCATATGTCTATTAGGTATTGAGGCTTTTACTTGGTGGGGTGTGAGGACTGAGGACTGAGGAGGGTAAGCATATGGAGCCTTAGCCTCACAAGCTTCGAACCATGACCTCTAAGTCATGAGGCAGCAACCATATCGTTGTGTAGTTGTGTCAAATCGCATCTTTGTTGTCTTTCTTTACTAGAATCTGAAACAATTCTAGTTGTCTATTGGAAGTGTATAATATTGTGTTGTACTATAATATAACTTGTGCTTGTAGGTCTCACCTAAATCTTGGTATTCAATATGCATTTTTCGAATTAAACTTTTGATTTATTGCTCCAATTGTACTATTGTAGACACAATAGGACAAAATACTAAAGGTTTAAGTTGACCCATGTCATGTTTACACTTCTTTTTTCCCCCTTGTGATTAATGTATTCAAAGCATGTAATTATATTGTGTGATGCTGCTTTATAATTTCAGGTACGTTTAAGTTGACACTTCAATTTACGGAGGATTATCCAAATAAGCCTCCTACAGTGCGTTTTGTTTCTCGAATGTTTCATCCGAATAGTAAGTCCAAACTCGAAATTTCAACATTGCTATCCCTGTTGGAGTTAGAATGAAAGtcatttgaattattttatttgtgtgGCCATGAATGAGTATTTATTTAGCCTATAGAATATTGTAGAAACGGCTTTTGGGATTTCATTGGTGGTGCCTTTGTCTTCTTCCAAGCTTTCTTTAACTATAGTTTATCCAATATATAAAACACACCCTATTTTGTATTATGTCTAGTTTTGGCACTTTGGTTCTATTGAATGTAGAAACTTTGCAAACTTTTTATCTACATAATTTAGTTAGCTTTTGGTAATGGCAATATGGCATCTTGTAATTTGGTTCATATATATGTGTTTTTAATGATTGATTTGTTTATTAAAGAAAGTTGAGACTTGAAATTTTAATTCCAAAATATGTGTAATAAAGGATGTAGTGGCCCTTTTGATATCTTTGTTTCCTACACAAGTTTTAGGGGACTGATATGAATATGATTAAAGTAGAAATCATTGTAGAGAATTATTGTGCAAATATGTTGAcagtattataattattagatataAAAACCGTTAATTAACCTTTGCTCAACTATATTAGGTTTTAGTATAGTTGGTTCTTGACTTGGTACTAGAGTTTGGTTTTGCATTTGTAGAATTTAATCTAAGGGGTATTAATTCtgttagaattgattttgaaCTGAAGTAATTAATGTTGGTAATTCATATAaaagtaacaacaacaataacaacaacaacaacaacaaagccttatttCACCAGGTGGGGATGGCTACATACCATGCTATTGAGCCGTATCATGGATAATTCATATAAaagtaaataagataaaaaagttGGCACCCTTAATTAGTCACACCATTTAATGAATTCTCGTACAAAATTATTTAAACTCATTATCAGATGAATTATACATAGTTAACAACTTGTCACGTCAAGGTTGCATGCCAAATTCATGACAAAATATAAACAATTACAAGAATTGATCAATCAAAGATGATTTCATGGGAGTATTTGGTTGGGGTGCAATTGACACACATTGAATGACCGATTTTTTGTCGAGCAAGTTTTGTTGTATAGAATTTGCCATTTAGCATCTATTTGCTGTAAAACACACAATCTTTTCAAAGGATGTTCTCTCTCAAACATGTTGAGTACTTGGAAAGCTATGCTTTATAGACAGCTTTACTCTTAATTCTTGTCTTGGCTCTTCTATGGAGGACCTCTTATCTTCTATTCCTTgtaatccccccccccccctcttccttttcttcttcctcctcctctaagTCTTAGCagtatttttcttttgtaaaaataaaataaaataaaaaagactatTTCATTTTTCTGCAGAAAATATTATGTTCATTTAACCATAAATTGGCAGAGTAGATAACATTGATAGGATATTTGCATCAGAATAACTTTGATCCAATTCTAACCTGCTTTCTACTTGTCAATTTCAGTTTATGCAGATGGAAGTATATGCTTGGACATCTTACAAAACCAGTGGAGCCCGATTTATGATGTAGCTGCAATACTTACCTCAATCCAGGTAATTGTCATTTGCTTAATATTTTGGGGTTGCTGAAAGAAAGTTTATACTGCAGAGTTTGATTCCAgttaacccctttttaaaatttccctttctttttcttggtACATAGAAGTTTCACTGGAGGTTGGGTTATCTCATTCGAAGGTTGTGTTAGTGAAGGCTCTTTGTGATTTAATCACATATTATAAACCAATGAAAGTCCTTCAAAAGGAATCAAGCCTAATCCCTTCTTTAAAAATTTCCCATTTTTAGTTTTCAGTTTATACTGCTTGATGACATTCTTGTTAAGATAGAGAGatatagaattaaaatttattagatgTATGTTAACTTTCTTTAAATTGGCTTTCTTGTTGCAGTCACTGCTGTGTGACCCAAATCCAAATTCCCCGGCAAACTCTGAGGCTGCTCGGATGTTCAGTGAAAACAAGCGCGAATACAACAGAAGAGTACGTGAGATTGTTGAGCAAAGTTGGACTGCTGATTAATTATAATCTTCAATAGGCTGCCACTAAGTCTGTTAAAAGGTTGTCAACTGATCTGAAGGATCTGACTGAGTAACCTTGAGACTTGAAAAAAAGAACAGTTGTGTGTTGTCTCTAGTCCTTCACAATGTGTTTACTCAAACTTCATATGAATTAAGGTTGTAGTTAAAAGGTTATCAAGGGGATCTGAATGATTCAGTAACCTTGTGACTTTAAAAGAATACTTATATTTCTGTGATGATGTGTTTGCTCAAACTTTATATGAATTAATATTCCACCATATTTTCTCCATGttcttcctatctgtgtttttGTTTACTTTATCATTTCAATGCTATAACTTTAGATCTAGTTAGCTGATAGATTCTCCAGTCCAAAAGAAAAAAAGCTGATAGATTTTGGTTATTTGGAGTTAATTCTTATGGAGGAAGTAATACATGCAGGTTGATGCTAGCTTTATTAGTTAAacaatgaaatatttgttgagAATATTGAATTTCCATGATAAGAATCtgaatttgattgaaaagatgcagtgaataaaaatataaaattatcaaaagatTTAAACAAGACAAAATATATTATATGACAGAAAATGTATGTCTTGTatgatttatatttttcttttgaatCAATGAATATCATCAAGtttctttttaaaagaaaaaaagttggaGCAGTTAATTAGCTGAGAGACAAGAATAAGAGTTGATTAAGcagagaaaaaaattaatagaatagggaaaAGTCAAATTGGTGACAAACACTCAAGTGTAATATTGCTATTAATTATCATTCTCATCATGGCTTATTAAAACGATTTTATGCCTTATTCAAGGGTAATCCAAAGAAATTGGTAGATACAAACTTGAAGAGGAACTTCTATGACTAGACAATAAGTTTGTAGGAACAATTCAGGACAAGTAGTGCATTTTGGccaaatatagaagaaaataaatatttacatGTTCATTTATTCATTAAGATCAATGAACTTATGGAATGCCAGCAGACACTTCTATTGACAGGGATGTTCAGAACTTTGTGCTGAGATTTCCACTGCTGGTCCAGGACTCTTGAACTTGCATCGAGTACTGCAAGTTCCACAGAACATCCTCGATCGAAGGGCGCTGACTAGCAGCCTTGGAGAGACAATTGATGGTGATCTGAACTGCAGTCCTCATTGATTCATATGCATAAGTTCCCCTCAGGCAAGGATCAACTGCACTCCTTAGTACTGACTGTGCTTCTGATGACCCTTTCTCCAGCTGAAATTGATAAAATACtgaattaaagataagaaaaatataccTTGGTTACAACCTTTTTATGGTAAACATAGCTATGTAGAGTTAACACTTCTATGATTCTTAGGTTTTTTATTGGAGGATATCTAAGAACAAGTGCTATGGATACTAACCTCATCCTTCAGCTCCTCTATTTCACTGGAAGATTTAATTTGTTTGCCAGTGATAACTTCAAGAAGAATAACACCCAACTGATAGATATCttccttttctgcattatttgtGCTGCATGTGGGATTAACAACATATTAATTATACTTATTACACAGTAATGGAAGACTAAAACTGAAGAAAGAGATGATAGTGAGCAGAGATATATACCTGCCAATCTGATTGGAGGCATTTTGGTCAGTGTTCTGGAAATTGGCCAAGACAGGTATGATTCAATGTTAGAGACATGGATGCAATTATACAAACATTACTGAGAAAATAGTCCAAATTACATGTACTTTCTGCTAACCTTGGATGGCAATGGAATGCTGTATCTACTAACTTTTGCATTGAGGCTATCATCCAATAGAATGTTCTCAACCTTCAAATTGTTGCCGAAAATGCCAGGAGCAACTCCTGTGTGCAAGAACTGCACCCCTCTTGCAATGCCTATGCTGATTGCCATTCTTTGTGGCCATTTCAGCATATCTCTCTTTCTCCAATCTGTTGAGTAAGACACGTTATATTTTTTTGGACTTTCAAATCCTTGCTTTTATAGTGAGCCTTATTTTTATGGTGGTGTTTGATAAGTGTTTCAAGACAGAAAACACAGACAATAGAGACAGAGACAAGACAGAAGTTGCGTTTCTGTTATATTTTTGTCATGAGACGATTACCAGTGTCTATGTGATCGTTTTACCTGTAAGTTGATCCCTAAGCGACACATTTGATATGTGTTCAAAGACAATGAAGACTGTGCTTGTTGGTTGAGGATTTTCCTGATGAGTAATGACACAGTGTCCTAGAACACTCATCAAATGCCTGTGCCTCAAATTAGGCAAAACCTCTAAGTTCTGGTTAATGGTGTGGGGCAAACCCTTCTGCTTTATTTTTACACAGTTAACCAGGACCACTGCACCATCTCTGAGCCAACCTCTATATAGCTgtgtgaatacaatagtaaatgaACACACATTAGAACCTGTTTTCTGTGGGTTCCATCTCATCATGGAAAACAAAACAAGCTATGAACCCTGTAAATAACTTGAAAGAAAAATTCTCTTACTTGGCCCTGTGTTCCTTCTCCTATTAGATTTGTTGAGTCAAAGTTGTTTGTTGCATCTTCAATTTCTTCTGATGTGAAATTACAGTATGGTGGCATTCCAACCGCAGATAGCCTCATCGTCTGAGGAACACGTCCTATTCCAACATGTGAAACCAGATTAATGAATGCATCACTTTAATCAGTTTAATGAGAGTCTAAAAGAATCTGAAAGTGAAAATCTAAAATGTATAACCATTTATCATATGATCATCatccaataacaacaataataacaactataTCATAATGTTTCTTACTGGTATCAGTGTTTGGTCCGGGAGATGCTCGGGCATAAAATTTATCAGCAACGGATCTGTCGCGGTGACGATATGATCTTTCTTGGTTGGATTTCCTCACAATGAACACAGTGAGTAGAACCAGAATTGCTGCAATTCCCACAGCACCTCCAATTATACCAAGTAATAGACTTAGTTTCACTCTGGATTCGTTCTCCTTCTTTGTTTTCTCCGGTGGCTTAACGGCTAAGGCAACCTCTTTCTTGCAAAATGAATATGGATGCTGCTGGTCATTCAACCTTCTTGTTGAAAAACAATTCCCAGAGTATAGCACCTTGCCCGTTGAAATCATTGAACCAATGCATGATGGCAACTTTCCAACTAGAAGATTGTGTGAGATATCCACAAATGTCAGTGCAGAACCACATGCTGTTTTTGCCGAAAGGT
This genomic window contains:
- the LOC112734046 gene encoding ubiquitin-conjugating enzyme E2 2, whose translation is MSTPARKRLMRDFKRLQQDPPAGISGAPQDNNIMLWNAVIFGPDDTPWDGGTFKLTLQFTEDYPNKPPTVRFVSRMFHPNIYADGSICLDILQNQWSPIYDVAAILTSIQSLLCDPNPNSPANSEAARMFSENKREYNRRVREIVEQSWTAD
- the LOC112734045 gene encoding probable LRR receptor-like serine/threonine-protein kinase At1g14390, with translation MKRSLVLFCNLFPSTILLVLLTITTSTSAQLVSSENRILFQVQKLLEYPQALQGWNNWTNFCYLPPSPSLTIVCTNGHVTELTIIGNNTSSHQILSSRFSIDSLFTVMTKFSNLKALSLVSLGLWGPLPSKINRFWSLEVLNISSNFIYGEIPPSISTLKSLKSLVLADNLFNGTVPDFKKLTFLQELNLGGNKLGPYFPSLLGQNLVSLILRNNSLRSQIPLQLIKFDKLQTLDISSNVIFGKIPSFLFSLRSLQYLNLAANQLSGNLSAKTACGSALTFVDISHNLLVGKLPSCIGSMISTGKVLYSGNCFSTRRLNDQQHPYSFCKKEVALAVKPPEKTKKENESRVKLSLLLGIIGGAVGIAAILVLLTVFIVRKSNQERSYRHRDRSVADKFYARASPGPNTDTRRVPQTMRLSAVGMPPYCNFTSEEIEDATNNFDSTNLIGEGTQGQLYRGWLRDGAVVLVNCVKIKQKGLPHTINQNLEVLPNLRHRHLMSVLGHCVITHQENPQPTSTVFIVFEHISNVSLRDQLTDWRKRDMLKWPQRMAISIGIARGVQFLHTGVAPGIFGNNLKVENILLDDSLNAKVSRYSIPLPSKNTDQNASNQIGSTNNAEKEDIYQLGVILLEVITGKQIKSSSEIEELKDELEKGSSEAQSVLRSAVDPCLRGTYAYESMRTAVQITINCLSKAASQRPSIEDVLWNLQYSMQVQESWTSSGNLSTKF